The proteins below come from a single Streptomyces sp. MRC013 genomic window:
- a CDS encoding RNA polymerase sigma factor, with translation MLGDDAELTAAVLAAQDGDEDSFRTVYRAVHPRLLGYLRTLVGDVDAEDVASEAWLQIARDLGRFSGDADRFRGWAARIARNRALDHLRMRGRRPAQGGDETELTDKPADCDTAGEAMEALATGHTMDLIGRLPQDQAEAVILRVVVGLDAKSAAEVLGKRPGAVRTAAHRGLKRLAELLGTGGPGGAALSAVPPPPGPRAGSVAHVPAAGRAVTHSHPRTQKDM, from the coding sequence GTGCTGGGGGACGACGCGGAGCTGACCGCCGCGGTGCTCGCGGCACAGGACGGGGACGAGGACTCCTTCCGTACTGTGTACCGCGCCGTGCATCCGCGGCTGCTCGGATATCTGAGGACGCTGGTGGGGGACGTGGACGCCGAGGACGTGGCGTCGGAGGCGTGGCTGCAGATCGCCCGGGACCTCGGCCGGTTCAGCGGTGACGCCGACCGCTTCCGCGGCTGGGCGGCCCGCATCGCCCGCAACCGGGCCCTGGACCACCTGCGCATGCGGGGCCGCCGGCCCGCCCAGGGCGGCGACGAGACCGAGCTGACCGACAAGCCGGCCGACTGCGACACCGCCGGCGAGGCCATGGAGGCCCTCGCCACGGGGCACACCATGGACCTGATAGGGCGGCTCCCCCAGGACCAGGCCGAGGCGGTGATCCTCCGGGTGGTCGTCGGACTCGACGCCAAGAGCGCCGCCGAGGTGCTCGGCAAACGGCCCGGAGCCGTCCGGACCGCCGCCCACCGCGGCCTGAAACGGCTCGCCGAGCTCCTCGGCACGGGTGGTCCCGGCGGCGCCGCGCTGAGCGCCGTACCACCGCCGCCGGGACCCCGCGCGGGCTCGGTCGCGCACGTCCCGGCCGCGGGCCGCGCTGTGACGCATTCGCACCCGCGGACGCAGAAGGACATGTGA
- a CDS encoding succinate dehydrogenase hydrophobic membrane anchor subunit, protein MSADLSKTPADPSKAPVGPFGGVSLYDADNPAPLIEPPRKRTKRSPKSTRGNFELAAWLFMRLSGVVLVVLVIGHLLIQLVLDGGVSKIGFAFVAGRWASPFWQVWDLLMLWLAMLHGANGLRTVINDYAERPNTRLWLKGLLYTATVFTILLGTLVIFTFDPNIR, encoded by the coding sequence ATGTCCGCTGACCTCTCCAAGACCCCCGCCGACCCGTCCAAGGCCCCCGTCGGCCCGTTCGGCGGCGTGAGCCTGTACGACGCCGACAACCCGGCCCCGCTGATCGAGCCGCCCCGCAAGCGGACCAAGCGGAGCCCGAAGTCGACGCGGGGCAACTTCGAGCTCGCCGCGTGGCTGTTCATGCGCCTGTCCGGCGTGGTCCTCGTCGTCCTCGTCATCGGCCACCTGCTGATCCAGCTCGTGCTGGACGGCGGCGTCTCCAAGATCGGCTTCGCCTTCGTGGCGGGCCGCTGGGCGTCCCCGTTCTGGCAGGTCTGGGACCTGCTGATGCTGTGGCTCGCGATGCTCCACGGCGCCAACGGCCTGCGTACCGTCATCAACGACTACGCCGAGCGCCCGAACACGCGCCTGTGGCTCAAGGGCCTGCTGTACACCGCGACGGTGTTCACCATCCTCCTGGGCACGCTGGTGATCTTCACCTTCGACCCGAACATCCGCTAG
- a CDS encoding cytochrome P450 — protein MPETPIESVPETVPGGQRVASPAAGEREPVAFPQDRTCPYHPPTAFDPLREERPLSRVRLYDGRLVWFVTGHAAARELLADPRLSTDSTDPAFPIPTERAAVLRTRRRAVMLGEDDPVHNEQRRPLIPSFTLKRIAQLRPGIERIVHELLDRMVEQGPPAELVSAFALPVPSMVICELLGVPYEDHEFFEEQSRRALRGPRAEDSTEAADRLEAYLGGLVDAKRTAPGDGLLDQLVVEQYATGRMGRQELVDLALLMLVAGHETTANMLSLGTFALLRHPERLAELRADPSLLPAAVEELLRFLSIADGMLRFAREDVEVAGTVIRAGEGVVFSTSLINRDASVYADPDVLDWRRSARHHLAFGFGIHQCLGQNLARAEMEIALGALLERLPGLRLAVPAEEIPFKPGDTLQGMVELPVVW, from the coding sequence ATGCCCGAAACACCGATCGAGTCCGTGCCGGAAACCGTACCGGGAGGGCAGCGGGTCGCGTCCCCGGCCGCCGGGGAGCGGGAGCCCGTGGCGTTCCCCCAGGACCGCACCTGCCCCTACCATCCGCCGACCGCCTTCGACCCCCTCCGCGAGGAGCGCCCCCTCTCCCGGGTCCGCCTCTACGACGGCCGCCTCGTCTGGTTCGTCACCGGCCACGCCGCGGCGCGGGAGCTCCTCGCCGACCCGCGGCTGTCGACGGACTCCACCGACCCGGCGTTCCCCATCCCCACCGAGCGGGCGGCGGTGCTCCGCACCCGGCGGCGGGCGGTGATGCTCGGCGAGGACGACCCGGTGCACAACGAGCAGCGCAGGCCGCTGATCCCCAGCTTCACGCTGAAGCGGATCGCGCAGCTGCGCCCGGGCATCGAGCGGATCGTGCACGAGCTGCTGGACCGGATGGTCGAGCAGGGCCCGCCGGCGGAACTGGTGAGCGCGTTCGCGCTGCCGGTGCCGTCGATGGTGATCTGCGAGCTGCTGGGCGTGCCCTACGAGGACCACGAGTTCTTCGAGGAGCAGTCCCGGCGGGCGCTGCGCGGCCCCCGCGCGGAGGACAGCACCGAGGCGGCCGACCGGCTGGAGGCGTACCTGGGCGGTCTGGTCGACGCCAAGCGGACCGCGCCGGGGGACGGGCTGCTGGACCAGCTCGTGGTGGAGCAGTACGCCACGGGACGGATGGGCCGGCAGGAGCTGGTCGACCTGGCGCTGCTGATGCTGGTGGCGGGGCACGAGACGACCGCCAACATGCTGTCGCTCGGCACCTTCGCGCTGCTGCGCCACCCGGAGCGGCTGGCGGAGCTGCGGGCCGACCCGTCGCTGCTGCCGGCGGCGGTGGAGGAGCTGCTGCGGTTCCTGTCGATCGCGGACGGGATGCTGCGGTTCGCGCGGGAGGACGTGGAGGTGGCCGGGACGGTGATCCGGGCCGGTGAGGGCGTGGTCTTCTCGACGTCCCTGATCAACCGGGACGCCTCGGTGTACGCGGACCCCGACGTCCTCGACTGGCGGCGGTCGGCCCGGCACCACCTGGCGTTCGGCTTCGGCATCCACCAGTGCCTGGGGCAGAACCTGGCGCGGGCGGAGATGGAGATCGCCCTCGGGGCGCTGCTGGAACGGCTCCCGGGACTGCGGCTGGCCGTCCCGGCGGAGGAGATCCCCTTCAAACCCGGCGACACGCTGCAGGGGATGGTGGAGTTGCCGGTGGTCTGGTGA
- a CDS encoding succinate dehydrogenase iron-sulfur subunit has protein sequence MATPILEKTAAKAGASPYITVTFRVRRFNPEMSDEAQWQDFQVEIDPKERVLDGLHKIKWDVDGSLTFRRSCAHGICGSDAMRINGKNRLACKTLIKDINPEKPITVEPIKGMTVLKDLVVDMEPFFQAYRDVMPFLITSGNEPTRERLQSAEDRERFDDTTKCILCAACTSSCPVFWNDGQYFGPAAIVNAHRFIFDSRDEAAEQRLEVLNDKDGVWRCRTTFNCTDACPRGIEVTKAIAEVKRALITRRY, from the coding sequence ATGGCTACCCCGATCCTGGAGAAGACGGCCGCCAAGGCCGGCGCCTCCCCCTACATAACGGTCACGTTCCGGGTCCGCCGCTTCAACCCCGAGATGTCGGACGAGGCGCAGTGGCAGGACTTCCAGGTCGAGATCGACCCCAAGGAGCGGGTGCTCGACGGTCTCCACAAGATCAAGTGGGACGTGGACGGCTCGCTGACCTTCCGCCGCTCCTGCGCGCACGGCATCTGCGGCTCCGACGCCATGCGGATCAACGGCAAGAACCGGCTGGCCTGCAAGACGCTGATCAAGGACATCAACCCGGAGAAGCCGATCACGGTCGAGCCCATCAAGGGCATGACGGTCCTCAAGGACCTCGTGGTCGACATGGAGCCGTTCTTCCAGGCGTACCGGGACGTGATGCCGTTCCTGATCACGTCGGGGAACGAGCCGACGCGGGAGCGGCTGCAGTCCGCGGAGGACCGGGAGCGCTTCGACGACACGACCAAGTGCATCCTGTGCGCCGCCTGCACCTCCTCCTGCCCGGTGTTCTGGAACGACGGCCAGTACTTCGGCCCGGCCGCGATCGTCAACGCCCACCGCTTCATCTTCGACTCGCGCGACGAGGCCGCGGAGCAGCGGCTGGAGGTCCTCAACGACAAGGACGGCGTGTGGCGCTGCCGCACCACGTTCAACTGCACGGACGCCTGCCCGCGCGGCATCGAGGTCACCAAGGCGATCGCCGAGGTCAAGCGCGCGCTGATCACGCGCCGCTACTGA
- a CDS encoding TetR family transcriptional regulator has product MKERKASAKAPKSEQTRALILETALRLFEERGYDRTTMRAVAQEAGVSVGSAYYYFASKEHLVQGFYDRIAAEHEAAVRPVLAGGGDLAVRVRDTLLTWLDVAEPYHRFAAQFFKNAADPKSPLSPFSPESADARRAAICVHERVLRGSDTKTAPELADVLPQLLWLMHMGLVLFWVYDRSEGAERSRRLVERTAPLVAQAVALSRFRVLRPLVRQARDVAAEFLPGAGEALGRDAPADGAARPPGGDGPPEGAPRGPATAS; this is encoded by the coding sequence GTGAAGGAACGGAAGGCGTCCGCCAAGGCGCCGAAGAGCGAGCAGACGCGCGCCCTCATCCTGGAGACCGCGCTCCGGCTGTTCGAGGAGCGCGGCTACGACAGGACGACGATGCGGGCCGTCGCCCAGGAGGCGGGCGTCTCCGTGGGCAGCGCCTACTACTACTTCGCCTCCAAGGAACACCTGGTCCAGGGTTTCTACGACCGGATCGCCGCCGAGCACGAGGCCGCGGTCCGGCCGGTCCTGGCCGGCGGCGGGGACCTCGCGGTGCGGGTCCGCGACACGCTGCTGACCTGGCTGGACGTGGCGGAGCCGTACCACCGGTTCGCGGCGCAGTTCTTCAAGAACGCCGCCGACCCGAAGAGCCCGCTCAGCCCCTTCTCCCCCGAGTCGGCCGACGCCCGCCGGGCCGCGATCTGCGTCCACGAGCGGGTGCTGCGGGGTTCCGACACGAAGACCGCACCCGAACTGGCCGACGTGCTGCCGCAGTTGCTGTGGCTGATGCACATGGGACTGGTGCTGTTCTGGGTCTACGACCGCAGCGAGGGCGCCGAGCGGAGCCGCCGGCTCGTGGAGCGGACGGCCCCGCTGGTCGCGCAGGCCGTCGCGCTGTCCCGGTTCCGGGTGCTGCGGCCGCTGGTGCGCCAGGCCCGCGACGTCGCCGCGGAGTTCCTGCCGGGGGCCGGGGAGGCGCTGGGGAGGGACGCGCCCGCGGACGGCGCGGCCCGGCCGCCGGGCGGGGACGGGCCGCCGGAGGGCGCCCCGCGGGGGCCGGCTACAGCCAGCTGA
- the sdhC gene encoding succinate dehydrogenase, cytochrome b556 subunit has product MPAGTLYRGREGMWSWVAHRVTGVLIFFFLFVHVLDTSLVRVSPEAYDEVVATYKTPIVALLEYGLVAAILFHALNGLRVIAVDFWAKGPRYQKHMLWTVVSLWIVLMAGALYPVLGHAAREMFGS; this is encoded by the coding sequence GTGCCGGCTGGAACGCTGTACCGCGGCCGGGAAGGGATGTGGTCGTGGGTGGCTCATCGAGTCACCGGCGTCCTCATCTTCTTCTTCCTGTTCGTACACGTACTGGACACCTCTCTCGTCCGCGTCTCGCCCGAGGCCTACGACGAAGTCGTGGCGACGTACAAGACGCCGATCGTCGCGCTGCTGGAGTACGGCCTGGTGGCCGCCATCCTCTTCCACGCGCTCAACGGCCTGCGCGTCATCGCCGTGGACTTCTGGGCCAAGGGCCCCCGCTACCAGAAGCACATGCTCTGGACCGTCGTGAGCCTCTGGATCGTGCTGATGGCGGGCGCCCTGTACCCCGTCCTCGGTCACGCCGCACGTGAAATGTTCGGGAGCTGA
- a CDS encoding nuclear transport factor 2 family protein → MTFLPETGYVPTAEDRAGLDAWFAEYDARSARRDVEGMADMAVFPLNLVTDDTAGEGRSAQWDRDRFVAVMTGVMGGGDGDVAFESTRTPVFLSPSMAVVFSDSTVTAGGEKRQLRYADVLIRRGGAWAFQTMMQGGWGGAL, encoded by the coding sequence GTGACCTTTCTGCCCGAGACCGGATACGTGCCCACCGCCGAGGACCGCGCCGGACTGGACGCGTGGTTCGCCGAGTACGACGCCCGCAGCGCGCGGCGCGACGTCGAGGGGATGGCCGACATGGCCGTCTTCCCGCTGAACCTGGTCACCGACGACACGGCCGGCGAGGGACGGTCCGCGCAGTGGGACCGCGACCGGTTCGTCGCCGTCATGACCGGGGTGATGGGCGGGGGCGACGGGGACGTCGCCTTCGAGTCCACCCGGACGCCCGTCTTCCTCTCCCCCTCCATGGCCGTCGTCTTCAGCGACTCGACCGTGACCGCGGGGGGTGAGAAGCGGCAGCTCAGGTACGCCGACGTCCTGATCAGGCGGGGCGGTGCCTGGGCGTTCCAGACGATGATGCAGGGCGGCTGGGGCGGGGCCCTCTGA
- a CDS encoding pentapeptide repeat-containing protein, with protein MGTGEPGRGRRAWHEGSVRRRAAAALLAGAGLVLPGTVFVVLPGMVVDHDLAGASVAAQDRPKAVNDVRTTLLQVIGGLVVLFGACATWRRPRVSQDGLRATQEGYVTDRFSRAADQLGSDKLDVRTGGLHALWRIAEQSARDREAIVSIQAAYLRTHLPWPPAGPEAPAADVSVNDVAPLETRAADAQVALTALGVLRQHREQSWAGPSITDLRRADCDGLGFSEVNFDRACMEAAGLYHAHLTRASLVSVNLRHADLTTAILRRARRVLADPRAAKLVETDLRDADFTETDPREANLRKADAHGAAFHRADLRMTDLRGTDLSTADLVEARLAGALASEHTRWPAGFDHVAAGVVEADDPGPEPSPLLQPPGMTWRAPPLRSTP; from the coding sequence ATGGGGACGGGGGAACCGGGCCGCGGTCGGCGCGCGTGGCACGAGGGGTCGGTCAGGCGTCGTGCGGCCGCAGCCCTGCTGGCCGGGGCGGGGCTGGTCCTTCCGGGCACGGTGTTCGTCGTACTGCCGGGGATGGTGGTCGACCACGATCTCGCCGGGGCGAGCGTCGCCGCGCAGGATCGGCCGAAGGCGGTGAACGATGTCCGCACGACGCTTCTGCAGGTGATCGGCGGCCTGGTCGTGCTTTTCGGCGCGTGCGCCACCTGGCGGCGGCCGCGGGTGAGTCAGGACGGACTGCGCGCCACCCAGGAGGGCTACGTCACCGACCGGTTCAGCCGGGCCGCCGACCAGCTCGGCAGCGACAAGCTGGACGTGCGCACCGGCGGGTTGCACGCGCTGTGGCGGATCGCGGAGCAGTCCGCCCGCGACCGGGAGGCCATCGTCTCCATCCAGGCGGCGTACCTGCGTACCCACCTGCCCTGGCCGCCCGCCGGGCCGGAAGCACCGGCGGCGGACGTGTCCGTCAACGACGTCGCGCCCCTGGAGACTCGCGCCGCCGACGCCCAGGTGGCGCTGACCGCGCTCGGCGTGCTGCGCCAGCACCGGGAGCAGTCCTGGGCCGGTCCCAGCATCACCGACCTGCGCCGGGCGGACTGCGACGGGCTGGGGTTCTCCGAGGTCAACTTCGACCGCGCCTGCATGGAGGCGGCGGGCCTGTACCACGCCCATCTGACCCGGGCGTCCCTGGTCTCGGTCAACCTGCGGCACGCCGACCTCACGACGGCGATCCTCCGCCGGGCCCGCCGCGTCCTGGCCGACCCGCGGGCGGCGAAGCTGGTCGAAACCGACTTGCGCGACGCCGACTTCACCGAGACCGATCCGCGCGAGGCGAACCTGCGCAAGGCCGACGCCCACGGCGCGGCCTTCCACCGCGCCGACCTCCGCATGACCGACTTGCGCGGCACCGACCTGAGCACCGCCGACCTCGTCGAGGCACGCCTGGCCGGCGCCCTGGCCAGTGAGCACACCCGCTGGCCCGCCGGCTTCGACCACGTGGCCGCCGGGGTCGTCGAAGCCGACGACCCCGGCCCCGAGCCCTCGCCCCTCCTCCAGCCGCCCGGGATGACGTGGCGGGCACCGCCGCTGCGGTCCACTCCCTGA
- a CDS encoding 2-oxo-4-hydroxy-4-carboxy-5-ureidoimidazoline decarboxylase — protein sequence MAAQARAPRPADRLALFNAMPAASAEASLLTCCGSRRWARRVAAHRPYPAVDALLAAADEAAYDLSGADLDEALGAEEAPVLPPSTCPAAYTALCAAHDAYLARFGHAFVVCLDADQPDEHPGWLVSGIRSRLGNEPEKERAVAAEELRRLIRVRLARIVT from the coding sequence GTGGCGGCCCAGGCCCGCGCCCCCCGTCCCGCCGACCGGCTGGCCCTGTTCAACGCCATGCCCGCCGCCTCCGCCGAGGCGTCCCTGCTGACCTGCTGCGGCAGCCGCCGCTGGGCCCGTCGCGTGGCCGCCCACCGCCCCTACCCGGCCGTCGACGCGCTCCTGGCCGCCGCCGACGAGGCAGCCTACGACCTGTCGGGCGCCGACCTCGACGAGGCCCTGGGCGCCGAGGAGGCGCCCGTGCTGCCGCCCAGCACCTGCCCGGCGGCCTACACCGCCCTGTGCGCGGCGCACGACGCGTACCTGGCGCGTTTCGGCCACGCCTTCGTCGTCTGCCTCGACGCCGACCAGCCCGACGAGCATCCCGGCTGGCTCGTGAGCGGCATCAGGTCACGACTCGGCAACGAACCGGAGAAGGAGCGGGCGGTCGCCGCCGAGGAGCTCCGCCGCCTCATCCGGGTGCGACTTGCCCGTATCGTCACCTGA
- a CDS encoding ferredoxin: MRISIDQDRCIGAGQCALTAPEVFTQDDDGYGALRPGHDPDHPMAREAARACPVRAITVADS; encoded by the coding sequence ATGCGAATCTCCATCGATCAGGACCGCTGCATCGGGGCGGGCCAGTGCGCCCTGACGGCCCCCGAGGTGTTCACCCAGGACGACGACGGCTACGGCGCCCTGCGGCCGGGGCACGACCCGGACCATCCGATGGCGAGGGAGGCGGCCCGCGCCTGCCCGGTCCGCGCCATCACGGTCGCCGACTCCTGA
- a CDS encoding ABC transporter substrate-binding protein, whose product MRSIHVRIIMVCAVLAAVGAGLWHLLPLDRGKGRPISVGTTDEVTSLDPAGAYDSGSWAVYSNVYQSLLTFKPGATTPVPDAAEVCGFAGSSLTRYECTLREGLTFSNGREVTAQDVKYSFDRMLGIAADVGPAALFPTLESVTARDRKVVFRLAAKDATFPLKLATGAGAIVDSTRYPKDRLRGGTAVDGSGPYVLAEYRPGVRALLEPNPRYRGALERPAAPVEVRYFAEGEQLALALRNGDVDVTHRDLPPETLSTLDPDEEGVRVTEAPTAEIRSIVFNLREGSVTAQKAVRQAVAALVDRNRIASGPYRSTVEPLYSLIPRGFIGHSTPFFDLYPDGREAVDRARELLRDADVDTPVSLTYAHRAGETSAAEAVELRRQLEGTGLFRVKIVSAEWKEFQKGYADGAYDAYGIGWLPDFPDSDSFTQPLVGRGSTLQNAYASTRVDRLIAATQQHVDRARAVDGFKEIQTRVAEDVPLVPLWQKKDYVLSSPDITGSQYLSDGTGIWRLWELSWL is encoded by the coding sequence ATGCGGTCGATCCATGTCCGGATCATCATGGTGTGCGCGGTCTTGGCGGCGGTCGGTGCGGGGCTCTGGCACCTGCTGCCGTTGGACCGCGGCAAGGGGCGGCCGATATCCGTCGGTACGACCGACGAGGTCACCTCCCTGGATCCGGCCGGCGCGTACGACTCCGGTTCCTGGGCCGTCTACAGCAACGTCTACCAGTCTCTGCTGACCTTCAAGCCGGGTGCCACGACCCCGGTGCCCGACGCCGCCGAGGTCTGCGGCTTCGCCGGTTCGTCGCTCACCAGGTACGAGTGCACCCTGCGGGAGGGCCTGACCTTCTCCAACGGCCGCGAGGTGACCGCGCAGGACGTGAAGTACTCGTTCGACCGGATGCTCGGCATCGCCGCCGACGTCGGCCCGGCGGCGCTCTTCCCGACGCTCGAGAGCGTCACCGCCCGGGACCGCAAGGTCGTCTTCAGGCTGGCCGCCAAGGACGCGACGTTCCCGCTGAAGCTCGCCACGGGCGCGGGCGCGATCGTCGACAGCACGCGCTACCCGAAGGACCGGCTGCGCGGGGGCACCGCCGTCGACGGCTCCGGGCCGTACGTGCTCGCCGAGTACCGGCCGGGCGTCCGCGCGCTGCTGGAGCCCAACCCCCGCTACCGGGGCGCCCTGGAACGCCCCGCCGCTCCGGTCGAGGTGCGGTACTTCGCCGAGGGCGAGCAGCTCGCCCTCGCCCTGCGCAACGGCGACGTCGACGTGACCCACCGGGACCTCCCGCCGGAGACGCTCTCCACGCTCGACCCGGACGAGGAGGGCGTCCGGGTGACGGAGGCCCCCACGGCGGAGATCCGCAGCATCGTCTTCAACCTCCGTGAGGGCTCGGTGACGGCGCAGAAGGCGGTACGGCAGGCCGTGGCCGCGCTGGTCGACCGCAACAGGATCGCCAGCGGCCCGTACCGCTCGACGGTGGAGCCGCTGTACTCGCTGATCCCGCGCGGCTTCATCGGCCACAGCACGCCCTTCTTCGACCTCTACCCCGATGGGCGGGAGGCCGTGGACCGGGCGCGGGAACTGCTGCGCGACGCGGACGTCGACACACCCGTCAGCCTCACCTACGCGCACCGCGCCGGCGAGACGTCGGCGGCGGAGGCGGTCGAGCTGCGCCGCCAGCTGGAGGGAACCGGACTGTTCCGGGTGAAGATCGTCTCCGCGGAGTGGAAGGAGTTCCAGAAGGGTTACGCCGACGGCGCCTACGACGCGTACGGGATCGGCTGGCTCCCGGACTTCCCGGACTCGGACAGCTTCACCCAGCCCCTGGTCGGCCGGGGCAGCACCCTGCAGAACGCCTATGCCAGCACCCGCGTCGACCGGCTCATCGCCGCCACCCAGCAGCACGTCGACCGGGCCAGGGCCGTGGACGGCTTCAAGGAGATCCAGACGCGGGTCGCCGAGGACGTGCCGCTGGTGCCGCTGTGGCAGAAGAAGGACTACGTGCTGAGCAGCCCGGACATCACGGGTTCGCAGTACCTGTCCGACGGCACGGGCATCTGGCGCCTCTGGGAGCTCAGCTGGCTGTAG
- the sdhA gene encoding succinate dehydrogenase flavoprotein subunit, protein MKIHKYDTVIVGAGGAGMRAAIEATKRSRTAVLTKLYPTRSHTGAAQGGMAAALANVEEDNWEWHTFDTVKGGDYLVDQDAAEILAKEAIDAVLDLEKMGLPFNRTPDGTIDQRRFGGHSRNHGEAPVRRSCYAADRTGHMILQTLYQNCVKEGVEFFNEFYVLDQLITEVDGVRKSAGVVAYELATGEIHIFQAKAVIYASGGCGKFFKVTSNAHTLTGDGQAAVYRRGLPLEDMEFFQFHPTGIWRMGILLTEGARGEGGILRNKDGERFMEKYAPVMKDLASRDVVSRSIYTEIREGRGCGPEGDHVFLDLTHLPPEQLDAKLPDITEFARTYLGIEPYTDPIPIQPTAHYAMGGIPTNVQGEVLSDNTTVVPGLYAAGEVACVSVHGANRLGTNSLLDINVFGRRAGIAAAEYSAKADYVELPENPASFVEEQVERLRRSTGTERVAELRRELQETMDANVMVFRTEQTIKTAVEKIAELRERYRNVAIQDKGKRYNTDLLEAIELGNLLDLAEVMAVSALARKESRGGHYREDYPNRDDVNFMRHTMAYREVGDDGTETVRLDYKPVVQTRYQPMERKY, encoded by the coding sequence ATGAAGATCCACAAGTACGACACCGTCATCGTCGGCGCCGGCGGCGCGGGCATGCGCGCCGCCATCGAGGCGACGAAGCGCAGCCGCACCGCCGTGCTGACGAAGCTCTACCCCACCCGCTCCCACACGGGCGCCGCGCAGGGCGGCATGGCCGCCGCGCTGGCCAACGTGGAGGAGGACAACTGGGAGTGGCACACCTTCGACACGGTCAAGGGCGGCGACTACCTGGTCGACCAGGACGCCGCCGAGATCCTGGCGAAGGAGGCCATCGACGCCGTCCTCGACCTGGAGAAGATGGGCCTGCCGTTCAACCGGACCCCGGACGGCACCATCGACCAGCGCCGCTTCGGCGGCCACTCCCGCAACCACGGCGAGGCCCCGGTCCGCCGGTCCTGCTACGCCGCGGACCGCACCGGCCACATGATCCTCCAGACGCTGTACCAGAACTGCGTCAAGGAGGGCGTGGAGTTCTTCAACGAGTTCTACGTCCTGGACCAACTGATCACCGAGGTCGACGGGGTCAGGAAGTCGGCCGGCGTGGTCGCGTACGAGCTGGCCACCGGCGAGATCCACATCTTCCAGGCGAAGGCCGTCATCTACGCCTCCGGCGGCTGCGGCAAGTTCTTCAAGGTGACGTCGAACGCGCACACCCTGACCGGCGACGGCCAGGCGGCCGTGTACCGGCGCGGGCTGCCGCTGGAGGACATGGAGTTCTTCCAGTTCCACCCGACGGGCATCTGGCGCATGGGCATCCTGCTGACGGAGGGCGCCCGCGGTGAGGGCGGCATCCTCCGCAACAAGGACGGCGAGCGCTTCATGGAGAAGTACGCGCCGGTCATGAAGGACCTCGCCTCCCGCGACGTCGTCTCCCGCTCCATCTACACGGAGATCCGCGAGGGCCGCGGCTGCGGTCCCGAGGGCGACCACGTCTTCCTGGACCTGACGCACCTGCCGCCGGAGCAGCTGGACGCCAAGCTCCCGGACATCACCGAGTTCGCGCGGACGTACCTGGGCATCGAGCCGTACACGGACCCGATCCCGATCCAGCCGACCGCGCACTACGCGATGGGCGGCATCCCGACGAACGTCCAGGGCGAGGTCCTCAGCGACAACACCACGGTCGTCCCGGGCCTGTACGCGGCCGGCGAGGTCGCCTGCGTCTCCGTGCACGGCGCCAACCGCCTGGGCACCAACTCCCTGCTCGACATCAACGTCTTCGGGCGCCGCGCCGGCATCGCCGCCGCCGAGTACTCCGCGAAGGCCGACTACGTCGAGCTGCCGGAGAACCCGGCGTCCTTCGTGGAGGAGCAGGTCGAGCGCCTGCGCCGCTCCACGGGCACCGAGCGGGTCGCCGAGCTCCGCCGGGAGCTGCAGGAGACCATGGACGCCAACGTCATGGTGTTCCGCACCGAGCAGACGATCAAGACCGCGGTCGAGAAGATCGCCGAGCTGCGCGAGCGCTACCGGAACGTCGCCATCCAGGACAAGGGCAAGCGGTACAACACCGATCTGCTGGAGGCCATCGAGCTGGGCAACCTGCTCGACCTGGCCGAGGTCATGGCCGTCTCGGCGCTGGCCCGCAAGGAGTCCCGCGGCGGTCACTACCGCGAGGACTACCCGAACCGCGACGACGTCAACTTCATGCGCCACACCATGGCGTACCGCGAGGTCGGCGACGACGGCACCGAGACCGTCCGCCTCGACTACAAGCCGGTCGTCCAGACCCGCTACCAGCCGATGGAGCGTAAGTACTGA